The Chloroflexota bacterium region CCTCGTGGCGTGGGGTGGGACCTCGAACGGATGGGGGATGTGGCGTTTCATATCCTCTGACGTGAGCGTGCCTTGAAAGCGGTAGCGCATGGTGACTCCGGTGTGTGGGGTTATCCCGGTAGAAACCGGGCGAAGACCTGGTTCCCGATCAGGCGTGCCCGGGGCGTCAGGCGTACGCGTCCATCGATGCGCTCGATCAGCCCCAGCTCGGCCAGCTCAGCCAGCTCGCTCCCGAAGACAGCGGAGATCGCGCATCCCCATCGCCTTCGGAATTCGTCCTCGGACACGCCCTCACGCACCAGGCGCAGGCCCAGCATCATCATCTCGCCCATGCCCAGGTCCCGGCCGATGTGCTCACCGTCCGCCCTCGCCGATTGGCCCGCCTCGATTCGCTTGATGTATGCCTGTGGGGAGGTCAGGTTCCACCACCGTCGCCCGGGATTCATCGAGTGAGCGCCGGCGCCGAATCCCAGGTACGGCTGATAGCGCCAATAGATCAGGTTGTGTTGACAGGCGAAGCGGGGGTTGTCGGTGATCGACAGCGGGGAGCCCTCATGCCGGGCCCAGTTGGAGATCTCATATTGGACGTAGCCGGCCGCCTCCAACCGGGCGCAGGCCAGCTCATACAGGTCCGCCGCCAGATCATCATCCGGGAGGGGGAATCTTCCCTCGGCGGCCCACCGGGCGAAGGGCGTGCCCGGCTCGATGGTGAGGGCGTACAGGGAGATATGCTCCGGTCCCAGGGCGATGGCTCGATCGAGGGTGGCTCGCCATCTCTCTGGCGATTGCTCGGGGAGGCCGTAGATCAGGTCCAGGCTGATGTTCTCGAATTCGGCCTTCCGGGCGGCGTGGAAGGCCGCCTCCGCCTGGGCCGCATCGTGGATACGGCCCAGAAAGCGCAGCTCGGCGTCATCGAAGCTCTGGACGCCCATGCTCAGCCGGTTGACGCCCAGCTCGCGCAGCCCGGCGAATCGCCCCTGATCGACGGTGCCGGGATTTGCCTCGCAGGTGATCTCGGCGTCCGGCGCTACCCGGAACGCCTCTCGGCAGGCGGCCAGGACCTCGGCCAGCAGCTCCAGGGGCAGGACGGTAGGGGTGCCGCCGCCCAGGAAGATGGTGATAGCCGCGGGGTGCTCACGCTCGGCCCCGGCCCGGGTGATCTCCCGAACCAGCGCGGCCGTGTATGAGGGGAACAGGTCGGCCATCCCGGCGTACGAGTTGAAGTCGCAGTACGGGCACTTGTGTTGGCAGAACGGGATATGGATGTACAGGCCGAGCGGCGTCGTCTGGCTCACGGCCTTGCTCCCTGATGCAGAGGGGCGATCACCCGGCGCGTGATATGTCGTGGCACCGCTCGATGCGGCGCTGCCGGTGCATGGTCGTGCGTGGCTTACTCCCGATTCTCCAATCGGAAGCCGTGACCGCGCACGGTGACGATGTACTGGTGCTCGGGGTCCAGCTCGGCGATGCGCTCTCGCAGGCGGCGCACCAGCGCATCGATGGCTTGCTCGGACACGCCCTCCTCGACGGCCTCCGGCCAGACCGCTCGCACGACCTCCTCCCGGGTGACGACGCCGCCCTGGGCGTTGATCAGCAGTTCCAGCAGCCGATACTGGGCGACGGAGAGCGGCGGGGTGAGCTCCCGGCCGCGCACGAAGACCTGGCGCGTG contains the following coding sequences:
- the hemW gene encoding radical SAM family heme chaperone HemW, encoding MSQTTPLGLYIHIPFCQHKCPYCDFNSYAGMADLFPSYTAALVREITRAGAEREHPAAITIFLGGGTPTVLPLELLAEVLAACREAFRVAPDAEITCEANPGTVDQGRFAGLRELGVNRLSMGVQSFDDAELRFLGRIHDAAQAEAAFHAARKAEFENISLDLIYGLPEQSPERWRATLDRAIALGPEHISLYALTIEPGTPFARWAAEGRFPLPDDDLAADLYELACARLEAAGYVQYEISNWARHEGSPLSITDNPRFACQHNLIYWRYQPYLGFGAGAHSMNPGRRWWNLTSPQAYIKRIEAGQSARADGEHIGRDLGMGEMMMLGLRLVREGVSEDEFRRRWGCAISAVFGSELAELAELGLIERIDGRVRLTPRARLIGNQVFARFLPG